A region of Maniola jurtina chromosome 7, ilManJurt1.1, whole genome shotgun sequence DNA encodes the following proteins:
- the LOC123867159 gene encoding rho GTPase-activating protein 39 isoform X2, with protein sequence MSSERVEWVEIIEPKTKEHMYANLTTGECVWDPPEGVKVKRTDSSQWWELFDINTHRFYYYNASTQTTVWHRPTDCDIIPLAKLQTLKQNTDPQKRRETSTQTNQAAPQVPCMLEPISSNGNTTTASVSKLSPNNTKNVTITQTSPVRTRRGHYHHRNSGESRRGRLSEDGTTALCRHTDSGRSSDSSISSAQQRRKQELSAAACGAGVVTPQLRKRGVVQPAPPHEPDKWSPHSGLNRSGSFISPRKDASDDSMHEKYFKSVESTPLTRRKLKQQSAGGSSCDSASPQSPSSPLQKPQPTPFLQASAARPSLVSSISLAADGARALHSLERPHHLSRHSRERFSDRHLDKERLAELERMERYPEKQAVYSVDKPFRQTSLDLRHNASSWHPPREFTRRQQAEPERYTSSKTSVSSGSSSKHRTPPHEPPHNFMRLSSANEQDNVAAVNYKLKCVNLEPALTEPNVQKHNQRLERTTAPRDRTKSRRHKRPVEDEPLQDGEEEDEDGGGSPLYCNWDLRGMQHLLPLQDYIIQQAKLSSRGRYTGGSDSDGESGTSRSRSGSESRSLSGHEPDNESSDGGARTPDDDDGSGVYLPHTYAHRPQDVEYMNHGVSYYNTFVGFERDRQPSPGIHRTSSLGGGPGAAGEAPGARADALYSPVRAHAPSAHAHPHSHPPPEQDIEIFAKDHLNFNKGIFRRKASVRDMLSWTSSSISAPMVGADWDKAHKKAAIDLFRLVQIYMGDRKARPGMTLNSVAQDILHATFTNEKLRDELYVQLCRQTTENPLRDSLLRGWELLAVCLAFVPPSPAFQPALTNYVNRHRDPAFADCFPEVGKWPIHVQVSHYASVACKRLERIGFGGKKPTRKPSTEDIDQARIQIFRQSMFGNTLSEVMALQRERFPARQLPWVQTALSQQVLALNGRETEGIFRVSADVDEVNALKAKIDNWELPDASMLTDAHAPASLLKLWYRELYEPLIPDALYGACVAAGCDFAACTRALQRLPALNRLVLTYLISFLQQFSAPEVVSQTKMDSANLAMVFAPNCLRCTSQDPRVILENARKEMTFMKTLITNLDTSHVHDLL encoded by the exons ATGTCGTCCGAAAG GGTGGAATGGGTGGAGATAATAGAACCGAAGACAAAGGAACATATGTATGCTAACCTAACAACTGGTGAATGTGTTTGGGATCCTCCTGAG GGTGTAAAAGTAAAGCGCACTGATTCATCTCAATGGTGGGAGTTGTTTGACATCAACACACATAGATTTTATTACTACAATGCATCTACAcag ACCACTGTTTGGCACAGGCCTACAGATTGTGATATCATCCCTTTGGCCAAATTGCAgactttaaaacaaaacacaGATCCACAAAAAAGGCGAGAAACATCCACACAAACTAACCAAGCAGCACCACAG gtCCCTTGTATGCTTGAGCCAATCAGTAGCAATGGTAATACTACCACAGCAAGTGTCAGTAAGCTTTCACCAAACAACACTAAGAATGTTACCATAACACAAACTAGTCCTGTTCGCACAAGGAGGGGTCATTATCATCACAG GAACAGCGGCGAGAGCCGGCGCGGGCGCCTGAGCGAGGACGGCACGACTGCGCTGTGTCGCCACACGGACTCGGGCCGCTCCTCCGACAGTAGCATTAGCAGCGCGCAGCAGCGACGAAAGCAG gAGCTGAGCGCGGCGGCGTGCGGCGCGGGTGTGGTCACGCCGCAGCTGCGCAAGCGAGGCGTCGTGCAGCCCGCGCCGCCCCACGAGCCCGACAAGTGGTCCCCGCACTCTG GTCTGAACCGCAGCGGTAGTTTCATATCGCCTCGGAAGGATGCCTCGGACGATTCCATGCACGAAAAGTATTTCAAGTCCGTCGAAAGTACGCCGTTAACGAGACGTAAG TTAAAACAGCAGTCGGCCGGAGGTTCGTCTTGTGATTCTGCATCGCCACAAAGTCCGAGTAGTCCTTTGCAAAAGCCGCAACCAACGCCTTTTTTACAG GCGAGTGCGGCGCGGCCTTCCCTCGTGTCGTCGATATCGCTGGCGGCGGACGGGGCGCGCGCTCTGCACTCGCTGGAGCGACCGCATCACCTCTCCCGGCACTCCCGAGAGAGATTCTCAGACAG GCATCTAGATAAAGAGCGGTTAGCAGAGTTGGAACGGATGGAGCGGTACCCGGAGAAACAGGCCGTGTACAGCGTAGACAAGCCTTTCCGTCAAACGAGTCTCGACCTGCGACATAATGCCTCCAGCTGGCATCCCCCCAGGGAGTTTACTAG ACGCCAGCAGGCCGAGCCGGAGCGGTACACGTCGAGCAAAACATCGGTGTCGTCCGGTAGCAGCAGCAAACACCGCACGCCGCCGCACGAGCCGCCACACAACTTCATGCGGCTCTCCTCCGCCAACGAGCAAGACAACGTCGCCGCTG TAAACTACAAGCTGAAATGCGTCAATCTGGAACCGGCTCTGACGGAACCCAATGTGCAGAAGCACAATCAACGCCTTGAAAGAACCACGGCTCCGCGAGATCGTACGAAATCACGAC GGCATAAAAGACCTGTGGAAGACGAGCCACTGCAGGACGGCGAGGAAGAAGATGAGGACGGGGGCGGCTCCCCGCTCTACTGCAACTGGGATCTGCGCGGCATGCAGCATCTGCTGCCGTTGCAGGACTACATCATACAGCAGGCTAAGTTGTCCA GTAGGGGGCGATATACCGGTGGATCTGATTCGGATGGCGAATCTGGCACATCGCGGTCGCGTTCCGGTTCCGAATCCCGCTCGTTGTCCGGACACGAACCCGACAATGAGTCGTCCGACGGTGGCGCCCGGACACCGGACGATGACGACGGCTCCGGCGTATATTTACCGCATACGTACGCGCACAGGCCGCAGGACGTGGAATATATGAACCATGGAGTTTCCTATTATAATACATTTGTCGGATTCGAGCGTGATCGACAGCCTTCCCCGGGTATACACAGG ACGTCATCGCTAGGCGGCGGGCCGGGCGCGGCGGGCGAGGCTCCGGGCGCGCGCGCGGACGCTCTGTACAGCCCCGTGCGCGCGCACGCGCCCTCCGCGCACGCGCATCCGCACTCGCACCCGCCGCCCGAGCAGGACATCGAGATCTTCGCCAAGGACCACCTCAACTTCAACAAGGGCATCTTTAGGAGAAAA GCATCGGTGAGAGACATGCTGTCGTGGACATCATCTTCCATCAGCGCGCCGATGGTGGGCGCGGACTGGGACAAGGCGCACAAGAAGGCAGCCATCGACCTGTTCCGCCTCGTGCAGATCTACATGGGCGACCGCAAGGCCCGGCCCGGGATGACGCTCAACTCCGTCGCGCAGGACATCCTGCATGCCACCTTCACCAATGAGAA ATTACGAGACGAACTGTATGTTCAGCTGTGTAGACAAACAACGGAAAATCCTTTGCGGGATTCCCTTCTTCGAGGGTGGGAGTTACTAGCAGTGTGCCTTGCCTTCGTCCCGCCGTCGCCCGCCTTCCAGCCCGCGCTGACCAATTACGTGAATCGACATCGAGACCCTGCCTTTGCTGATTGCTTCCCCGAG GTTGGAAAATGGCCGATTCACGTCCAAGTGTCACATTATGCGAGCGTAGCATGTAAACGACTGGAAAGAATAGGATTCGGTGGAAAAAAGCCGACCCGCAAACCTAGTACTGAAGATATTGACCAAGCAAGA ATTCAAATATTCCGTCAGTCGATGTTCGGCAACACACTATCAGAGGTAATGGCGCTTCAGCGCGAACGCTTTCCGGCGCGGCAGCTCCCCTGGGTGCAGACTGCGCTTTCGCAACAAGTGTTGGCGCTGAACGGCCGGGAAACTGAGGGCATATTCCGCGTTTCCGCCGACGTGGACGAAGTCAACGCGCTCAAGGCCAAGATCGACAACTGGGAACTGCCCGACGCTTCTATGTTAACAG ATGCTCACGCGCCCGCAAGCCTGCTCAAGCTGTGGTACCGCGAGCTGTACGAGCCACTGATCCCGGACGCACTGTACGGCGCGTGCGTGGCGGCCGGCTGTGACTTCGCCGCCTGCACGCGCGCGCTTCAGCGGCTGCCGGCGCTGAATCGACTA gtacttacatatttaataAGTTTTCTACAACAATTCAGCGCACCAGAAGTGGTAAGTCAAACCAAAATGGATTCCGCTAACCTAGCAATGGTTTTCGCCCCCAACTGCCTTCGCTGCACGTCGCAAGACCCTCGGGTCATACTCGAGAACGCGCGCAAAGAAATGACCTTCATGAAAACTCTCATCACCAACCTTGATACATCTCATGTGCATGATCTGCTGTGA
- the LOC123866753 gene encoding putative gustatory receptor 28a has product MYDLIKKLNLLQKPKRQENIVETAYFIRFIRKLTGASVITIECTPESRVVPAFTWFGFISFIIWYTSYFYCIFKISMEDHTILRALYNTRLQRYGDDVERFTVCVFMLYAMWKVPFDLSGSTEDVQLIIEIDKAFQALNEPMIYSNSLLLAFYLFLIQVSICGTRIFSVWMSLRGGTSMPAEKLFHMVFTDFIIFVITAQYCSYLLILKRRYKFLNRALNSIRLRTSSEFFKFRLQQQAVPNAICNVKDKYLCKKIKACGRIYGMLYAATETANNKFGLVILMMMFLTLLFTILYLYYFMEATASGLFHDPEKYINFLIYVFWQIVYAIAVMLVCIYFSERTVTEALVTPQVIHQIINSGLGSTIEMEAINLSLQILHQRPTFTAYGLFKLDYVMVLEGARSVTTFLVILLQFVTDKH; this is encoded by the exons ATGTACGATTTAATAAAGAAGTTGAATTTATTACAAAAGCCAAAACGGCAAGAAAACATTGTGGAAACAGCTTATTTTATACGATTCATAAGAAAATTAACGGGCGCGTCGGTGATAACGATAGAATGTACGCCCGAGAGTAGAGTCGTTCCAGCATTTACTTGGTTTGGTTTTATATCTTTTATTATTTGGTACACTTCATATTTCTATTGCATTTTCAAAATTAGTATGGAGGATCACACCATACTAAGGGCCCTTTACAATACGAGACTGCAACGCTACGGCGATGACGTAGAGAGGTTTACTGTTTGTGTTTTCATGTTGTACGCAATGTGGAAGGTGCCCTTTGACTTGAGCGGAAGTACTGAAGATGTCCAATTGATCATTGAAATAGATAAAGCTTTTCAAGCTTTGAACGAGCCCATGATTTATTCGAATAGCCTGCTTTTGGCCTTCTATTTATTCCTCATCCAAGTTTCTATTTGTGGGACCCGGATATTTAGTGTATGGATGTCGCTTCGTGGTGGCACGAGCATGCCAGCTGAAAAACTATTTCATATGGTTTTCACagatttcataatttttgtaataacGGCACAGTACTGTTCTTaccttttaattttgaaaaggaGGTACAAATTTTTGAACAGGGCTCTTAATTCAATAAGATTACGTACGTCTTcagagttttttaaatttcgtttACAACAACAGGCTGTACCGAATGCAATTTGTAATGTAAAAGATAAATATCTGTGTAAAAAGATAAAGGCATGTGGAAGAATATACGGCATGTTGTATGCAGCGACCGAGACTGCCAACAATAAATTCGGGCTCGTGATATTAATGATGATGTTTTTGACTCTTTTATTTACTATACtatatctttattattttatggaaGCAACAGCATCAGGTTTATTTCATGATCCCGAGAAGTACattaatttcttaatttatgtTTTCTGGCAAATTGTATATGCCATTGCCGTTATGTTAGTTTGCATATATTTCAGCGAGAGAACAGTTACTGAG GCTCTAGTTACTCCTCAGGTAATACACCAAATAATAAACAGTGGTCTGGGCAGTACGATAGAAATGGAG GCAATTAATTTGTCTCTACAAATACTTCATCAACGACCTACTTTTACGGCGTATGGTTTGTTTAAGCTAGATTACGTGATGGTGTTGGAA GGCGCACGCTCCGTGACGACGTTTCTTGTGATCCTGCTACAGTTCGTTACAGATAAACATTAG
- the LOC123867159 gene encoding rho GTPase-activating protein 39 isoform X1: MSSERVEWVEIIEPKTKEHMYANLTTGECVWDPPEGVKVKRTDSSQWWELFDINTHRFYYYNASTQTTVWHRPTDCDIIPLAKLQTLKQNTDPQKRRETSTQTNQAAPQVPCMLEPISSNGNTTTASVSKLSPNNTKNVTITQTSPVRTRRGHYHHSGVNCRNSGESRRGRLSEDGTTALCRHTDSGRSSDSSISSAQQRRKQELSAAACGAGVVTPQLRKRGVVQPAPPHEPDKWSPHSGLNRSGSFISPRKDASDDSMHEKYFKSVESTPLTRRKLKQQSAGGSSCDSASPQSPSSPLQKPQPTPFLQASAARPSLVSSISLAADGARALHSLERPHHLSRHSRERFSDRHLDKERLAELERMERYPEKQAVYSVDKPFRQTSLDLRHNASSWHPPREFTRRQQAEPERYTSSKTSVSSGSSSKHRTPPHEPPHNFMRLSSANEQDNVAAVNYKLKCVNLEPALTEPNVQKHNQRLERTTAPRDRTKSRRHKRPVEDEPLQDGEEEDEDGGGSPLYCNWDLRGMQHLLPLQDYIIQQAKLSSRGRYTGGSDSDGESGTSRSRSGSESRSLSGHEPDNESSDGGARTPDDDDGSGVYLPHTYAHRPQDVEYMNHGVSYYNTFVGFERDRQPSPGIHRTSSLGGGPGAAGEAPGARADALYSPVRAHAPSAHAHPHSHPPPEQDIEIFAKDHLNFNKGIFRRKASVRDMLSWTSSSISAPMVGADWDKAHKKAAIDLFRLVQIYMGDRKARPGMTLNSVAQDILHATFTNEKLRDELYVQLCRQTTENPLRDSLLRGWELLAVCLAFVPPSPAFQPALTNYVNRHRDPAFADCFPEVGKWPIHVQVSHYASVACKRLERIGFGGKKPTRKPSTEDIDQARIQIFRQSMFGNTLSEVMALQRERFPARQLPWVQTALSQQVLALNGRETEGIFRVSADVDEVNALKAKIDNWELPDASMLTDAHAPASLLKLWYRELYEPLIPDALYGACVAAGCDFAACTRALQRLPALNRLVLTYLISFLQQFSAPEVVSQTKMDSANLAMVFAPNCLRCTSQDPRVILENARKEMTFMKTLITNLDTSHVHDLL; this comes from the exons ATGTCGTCCGAAAG GGTGGAATGGGTGGAGATAATAGAACCGAAGACAAAGGAACATATGTATGCTAACCTAACAACTGGTGAATGTGTTTGGGATCCTCCTGAG GGTGTAAAAGTAAAGCGCACTGATTCATCTCAATGGTGGGAGTTGTTTGACATCAACACACATAGATTTTATTACTACAATGCATCTACAcag ACCACTGTTTGGCACAGGCCTACAGATTGTGATATCATCCCTTTGGCCAAATTGCAgactttaaaacaaaacacaGATCCACAAAAAAGGCGAGAAACATCCACACAAACTAACCAAGCAGCACCACAG gtCCCTTGTATGCTTGAGCCAATCAGTAGCAATGGTAATACTACCACAGCAAGTGTCAGTAAGCTTTCACCAAACAACACTAAGAATGTTACCATAACACAAACTAGTCCTGTTCGCACAAGGAGGGGTCATTATCATCACAG TGGTGTGAACTGCAGGAACAGCGGCGAGAGCCGGCGCGGGCGCCTGAGCGAGGACGGCACGACTGCGCTGTGTCGCCACACGGACTCGGGCCGCTCCTCCGACAGTAGCATTAGCAGCGCGCAGCAGCGACGAAAGCAG gAGCTGAGCGCGGCGGCGTGCGGCGCGGGTGTGGTCACGCCGCAGCTGCGCAAGCGAGGCGTCGTGCAGCCCGCGCCGCCCCACGAGCCCGACAAGTGGTCCCCGCACTCTG GTCTGAACCGCAGCGGTAGTTTCATATCGCCTCGGAAGGATGCCTCGGACGATTCCATGCACGAAAAGTATTTCAAGTCCGTCGAAAGTACGCCGTTAACGAGACGTAAG TTAAAACAGCAGTCGGCCGGAGGTTCGTCTTGTGATTCTGCATCGCCACAAAGTCCGAGTAGTCCTTTGCAAAAGCCGCAACCAACGCCTTTTTTACAG GCGAGTGCGGCGCGGCCTTCCCTCGTGTCGTCGATATCGCTGGCGGCGGACGGGGCGCGCGCTCTGCACTCGCTGGAGCGACCGCATCACCTCTCCCGGCACTCCCGAGAGAGATTCTCAGACAG GCATCTAGATAAAGAGCGGTTAGCAGAGTTGGAACGGATGGAGCGGTACCCGGAGAAACAGGCCGTGTACAGCGTAGACAAGCCTTTCCGTCAAACGAGTCTCGACCTGCGACATAATGCCTCCAGCTGGCATCCCCCCAGGGAGTTTACTAG ACGCCAGCAGGCCGAGCCGGAGCGGTACACGTCGAGCAAAACATCGGTGTCGTCCGGTAGCAGCAGCAAACACCGCACGCCGCCGCACGAGCCGCCACACAACTTCATGCGGCTCTCCTCCGCCAACGAGCAAGACAACGTCGCCGCTG TAAACTACAAGCTGAAATGCGTCAATCTGGAACCGGCTCTGACGGAACCCAATGTGCAGAAGCACAATCAACGCCTTGAAAGAACCACGGCTCCGCGAGATCGTACGAAATCACGAC GGCATAAAAGACCTGTGGAAGACGAGCCACTGCAGGACGGCGAGGAAGAAGATGAGGACGGGGGCGGCTCCCCGCTCTACTGCAACTGGGATCTGCGCGGCATGCAGCATCTGCTGCCGTTGCAGGACTACATCATACAGCAGGCTAAGTTGTCCA GTAGGGGGCGATATACCGGTGGATCTGATTCGGATGGCGAATCTGGCACATCGCGGTCGCGTTCCGGTTCCGAATCCCGCTCGTTGTCCGGACACGAACCCGACAATGAGTCGTCCGACGGTGGCGCCCGGACACCGGACGATGACGACGGCTCCGGCGTATATTTACCGCATACGTACGCGCACAGGCCGCAGGACGTGGAATATATGAACCATGGAGTTTCCTATTATAATACATTTGTCGGATTCGAGCGTGATCGACAGCCTTCCCCGGGTATACACAGG ACGTCATCGCTAGGCGGCGGGCCGGGCGCGGCGGGCGAGGCTCCGGGCGCGCGCGCGGACGCTCTGTACAGCCCCGTGCGCGCGCACGCGCCCTCCGCGCACGCGCATCCGCACTCGCACCCGCCGCCCGAGCAGGACATCGAGATCTTCGCCAAGGACCACCTCAACTTCAACAAGGGCATCTTTAGGAGAAAA GCATCGGTGAGAGACATGCTGTCGTGGACATCATCTTCCATCAGCGCGCCGATGGTGGGCGCGGACTGGGACAAGGCGCACAAGAAGGCAGCCATCGACCTGTTCCGCCTCGTGCAGATCTACATGGGCGACCGCAAGGCCCGGCCCGGGATGACGCTCAACTCCGTCGCGCAGGACATCCTGCATGCCACCTTCACCAATGAGAA ATTACGAGACGAACTGTATGTTCAGCTGTGTAGACAAACAACGGAAAATCCTTTGCGGGATTCCCTTCTTCGAGGGTGGGAGTTACTAGCAGTGTGCCTTGCCTTCGTCCCGCCGTCGCCCGCCTTCCAGCCCGCGCTGACCAATTACGTGAATCGACATCGAGACCCTGCCTTTGCTGATTGCTTCCCCGAG GTTGGAAAATGGCCGATTCACGTCCAAGTGTCACATTATGCGAGCGTAGCATGTAAACGACTGGAAAGAATAGGATTCGGTGGAAAAAAGCCGACCCGCAAACCTAGTACTGAAGATATTGACCAAGCAAGA ATTCAAATATTCCGTCAGTCGATGTTCGGCAACACACTATCAGAGGTAATGGCGCTTCAGCGCGAACGCTTTCCGGCGCGGCAGCTCCCCTGGGTGCAGACTGCGCTTTCGCAACAAGTGTTGGCGCTGAACGGCCGGGAAACTGAGGGCATATTCCGCGTTTCCGCCGACGTGGACGAAGTCAACGCGCTCAAGGCCAAGATCGACAACTGGGAACTGCCCGACGCTTCTATGTTAACAG ATGCTCACGCGCCCGCAAGCCTGCTCAAGCTGTGGTACCGCGAGCTGTACGAGCCACTGATCCCGGACGCACTGTACGGCGCGTGCGTGGCGGCCGGCTGTGACTTCGCCGCCTGCACGCGCGCGCTTCAGCGGCTGCCGGCGCTGAATCGACTA gtacttacatatttaataAGTTTTCTACAACAATTCAGCGCACCAGAAGTGGTAAGTCAAACCAAAATGGATTCCGCTAACCTAGCAATGGTTTTCGCCCCCAACTGCCTTCGCTGCACGTCGCAAGACCCTCGGGTCATACTCGAGAACGCGCGCAAAGAAATGACCTTCATGAAAACTCTCATCACCAACCTTGATACATCTCATGTGCATGATCTGCTGTGA